ATTTTCGGACTAAATAGTTTTTCAAAGTCTCGTAAGGGGCCAGGGCCGGGCAGGAATTGCGGGCGGTCTCCCAGTTGGTCTGGTCAATCAGCATGGGTTCTAAAAAGGGCCATTTCCGACAAGGGAGGGGCTTGACGGCGTGGATGCTGCATTTTCCTTCCGTGGAAAAATGGCAATAGCCGTCTTCCCGGATGTGGATATAGGTGCGGCCGTTTCTTTCAATACAGAATTTCTCCCGAAAATACCGGGGAGAACAGGCTAAAAAACCGGAGATC
This sequence is a window from Deltaproteobacteria bacterium. Protein-coding genes within it:
- a CDS encoding YkgJ family cysteine cluster protein, producing the protein MDVKKRDLQALDLLFKQAMDLFECTQCGTCCQGEGGIHLMPEEIERISGFLACSPRYFREKFCIERNGRTYIHIREDGYCHFSTEGKCSIHAVKPLPCRKWPFLEPMLIDQTNWETARNSCPALAPYETLKNYLVRK